Proteins encoded together in one Etheostoma cragini isolate CJK2018 chromosome 11, CSU_Ecrag_1.0, whole genome shotgun sequence window:
- the srpx gene encoding sushi repeat-containing protein SRPX isoform X1 encodes MDMWPLVLLSLQLYFCSGYEGTPWCTPIKVKHGDVSCRTSRGEHYRNVMGTRCKIRCKQGYESQSSEVVCMASKHWSSNYACREIRCPKLDMPINGGYKCSDGSYFNSRCEFFCSAGFSLKGQKIATCQHIKSWSAGVPICVDMDPPKIKCPNLKDKWAEPGKLTARVTWDTPEGVDTADGILTDVTLKGKPSKSDFPEGLHKMSYTVFDRAGNKGSCRFTVRVRVRRCSPLFAPDNGYMKCDSDGDNYGATCEFTCTGGYELQGSAARVCQSGLTWSGSDTTCAAMNINVGVRTAAALLDQFYEKRRLLIISAPTAANHNYRFQMTNLQHAQCGLDLRHVTVIELVGTYPAQIGRIRHRLLPPALALQIRILLRIPHRSFQMVLVDKQGMDKQRYPFPITSAELFTTIDTFPLRKDEMVLQQEAGQNCQS; translated from the exons ATGGACATGTGGCCGCTGGTGCTCCTGTCCCTCCAGCTCTACTTCTGCTCCGGTTATGAAG GGACTCCATGGTGCACGCCCATTAAGGTGAAACATGGGGATGTGAGCTGTCGCACATCCAGAGGAGAACACTACAGGAACGTAATGGGGACTCGCTGTAAAATCCGCTGCAAGCAGGGTTACGAGTCCCAGAGCTCAGAGGTGGTGTGTATGGCCAGCAAACACTGGTCCTCTAACTACGCCTGCCGAG AGATCCGCTGTCCGAAGCTGGACATGCCCATTAATGGCGGCTACAAGTGTTCAGACGGCTCCTACTTCAACTCTCGCTGTGAGTTTTTCTGCTCTGCTGGATTCAGTCTGAAGGGCCAGAAGATAGCAACCTGCCAGCACATCAAATCATGGAGCGCCGGAGTTCCCATCTGTGTTg atATGGATCCTCCAAAAATCAAGTGTCCTAATCTTAAGGATAAGTGGGCAGAGCCAGGAAAATTGACGGCGAGGGTGACCTGGGACACACCAGAGGGTGTAGACACTGCAGATGGCATCCTTACAGA TGTTACCCTAAAAGGGAAACCTTCAAAATCAGACTTCCCAGAGGGCCTCCATAAGATGTCCTACACTGTGTTTGACCGTGCAGGGAACAAAGGATCCTGTCGCTTCACTGTCCGAGTGCGAG TGCGGCGCTGCAGCCCACTGTTTGCCCCTGACAACGGCTATATGAAGTGCGACAGTGATGGAGACAATTATGGTGCAACTTGTGAGTTCACTTGCACCGGCGGCTACGAGCTTCAGGGCAGCGCTGCCAGAGTGTGTCAGTCCGGACTCACTTGGTCTGGCTCAGACACCACCTGTGCAG CCATGAACATTAACGTGGGAGTGCGTACAGCTGCTGCACTGCTGGACCAGTTCTATGAGAAGCGACGGCTACTCATTATCTCGGCCCCAACGGCTGCCAATCATAACTATCGCTTCCAAATGACTAACTTACAG CACGCTCAGTGTGGACTGGACCTGAGGCATGTCACAGTAATTGAGCTGGTTGGGACTTACCCGGCACAAATTGGTCGCATTCGACACAGGCTGCTCCCTCCAGCACTGGCCCTGCAgatcag GATACTGCTTCGGATTCCTCACAGGTCTTTCCAAATGGTGCTGGTAGACAAGCAGGGCATGGACAAGCAACGCTACCCGTTCCCAATCACATCGGCGGAATTATTCACCACCATCGACACCTTCCCCCTTCGCAAAGACGAGATGGTGCTACAGCAGGAAGCGGGCCAGAACTGTCAATCATAA
- the srpx gene encoding sushi repeat-containing protein SRPX isoform X2 produces MDMWPLVLLSLQLYFCSGYEGSGQYAYGDDEDWYSRRYKGTPWCTPIKVKHGDVSCRTSRGEHYRNVMGTRCKIRCKQGYESQSSEVVCMASKHWSSNYACREIRCPKLDMPINGGYKCSDGSYFNSRCEFFCSAGFSLKGQKIATCQHIKSWSAGVPICVDMDPPKIKCPNLKDKWAEPGKLTARVTWDTPEGVDTADGILTDVTLKGKPSKSDFPEGLHKMSYTVFDRAGNKGSCRFTVRVRVRRCSPLFAPDNGYMKCDSDGDNYGATCEFTCTGGYELQGSAARVCQSGLTWSGSDTTCAAMNINVGVRTAAALLDQFYEKRRLLIISAPTAANHNYRFQMTNLQHAQCGLDLRHVTVIELVGTYPAQIGRIRHRLLPPALALQIRILLRIPHRSFQMVLVDKQGMDKQRYPFPITSAELFTTIDTFPLRKDEMVLQQEAGQNCQS; encoded by the exons ATGGACATGTGGCCGCTGGTGCTCCTGTCCCTCCAGCTCTACTTCTGCTCCGGTTATGAAG GGTCAGGACAGTATGCCTACGGAGATGACGAGGACTGGTATTCTCGTAGATATAAAG GGACTCCATGGTGCACGCCCATTAAGGTGAAACATGGGGATGTGAGCTGTCGCACATCCAGAGGAGAACACTACAGGAACGTAATGGGGACTCGCTGTAAAATCCGCTGCAAGCAGGGTTACGAGTCCCAGAGCTCAGAGGTGGTGTGTATGGCCAGCAAACACTGGTCCTCTAACTACGCCTGCCGAG AGATCCGCTGTCCGAAGCTGGACATGCCCATTAATGGCGGCTACAAGTGTTCAGACGGCTCCTACTTCAACTCTCGCTGTGAGTTTTTCTGCTCTGCTGGATTCAGTCTGAAGGGCCAGAAGATAGCAACCTGCCAGCACATCAAATCATGGAGCGCCGGAGTTCCCATCTGTGTTg atATGGATCCTCCAAAAATCAAGTGTCCTAATCTTAAGGATAAGTGGGCAGAGCCAGGAAAATTGACGGCGAGGGTGACCTGGGACACACCAGAGGGTGTAGACACTGCAGATGGCATCCTTACAGA TGTTACCCTAAAAGGGAAACCTTCAAAATCAGACTTCCCAGAGGGCCTCCATAAGATGTCCTACACTGTGTTTGACCGTGCAGGGAACAAAGGATCCTGTCGCTTCACTGTCCGAGTGCGAG TGCGGCGCTGCAGCCCACTGTTTGCCCCTGACAACGGCTATATGAAGTGCGACAGTGATGGAGACAATTATGGTGCAACTTGTGAGTTCACTTGCACCGGCGGCTACGAGCTTCAGGGCAGCGCTGCCAGAGTGTGTCAGTCCGGACTCACTTGGTCTGGCTCAGACACCACCTGTGCAG CCATGAACATTAACGTGGGAGTGCGTACAGCTGCTGCACTGCTGGACCAGTTCTATGAGAAGCGACGGCTACTCATTATCTCGGCCCCAACGGCTGCCAATCATAACTATCGCTTCCAAATGACTAACTTACAG CACGCTCAGTGTGGACTGGACCTGAGGCATGTCACAGTAATTGAGCTGGTTGGGACTTACCCGGCACAAATTGGTCGCATTCGACACAGGCTGCTCCCTCCAGCACTGGCCCTGCAgatcag GATACTGCTTCGGATTCCTCACAGGTCTTTCCAAATGGTGCTGGTAGACAAGCAGGGCATGGACAAGCAACGCTACCCGTTCCCAATCACATCGGCGGAATTATTCACCACCATCGACACCTTCCCCCTTCGCAAAGACGAGATGGTGCTACAGCAGGAAGCGGGCCAGAACTGTCAATCATAA